The Triticum aestivum cultivar Chinese Spring chromosome 4B, IWGSC CS RefSeq v2.1, whole genome shotgun sequence sequence TCGCCTTCATCTATGCTACGATGGTGTGAGATCCAGCATCATCGCGAAGCAAAATGAAACCCCTATACCTTGTTGATTCTTGTTCCTCTTCTAGGCGGAGGACTCAACGTCACCAGAGCGCAATGATGGCGGCAAGCGAATTTGGTGTGCCAACCTCACCTTTTCTACAGTCAGTGATAGATCTAGGACTGGTGTCGTATAGGCTTTATCTCGTCTACAATGACGGCTGCCCTATGGGCTACATCCGAGTTCTCAAAAAACCTGATGCCACAAGGACGCGGCTCTAGTGCATGGTGTGTTGGAGGGTTGTCTTGTCTTCCGGTGGCAAGGATGGACAAAGGGCAAGCCACGACCAGGTTCGGCATAGAAGATCCGAGGGGGCGTGTTTGTAATTCTGATTTCTTCAGTGCCATTTCGGCGTCATGCGGGACACGTGCCCCATTCACTGCGTTCTAGCATTTCCCTGTGTGCTCTGTATTTTGACCTAATAATGATACATGCTGACTTTTTTTTGCGAAGAATGATATATGTTGACTGGTTTGGTAATAGAAAGGACAAAGCAATAGAAACGTGGCCACTGGCACACATGTGAAGATCGAGCATCTATGATCCATTTGTTTGCTGATGCATAAATATATGATGGAAACGATGCATACATCGCATTAACACAGCAATTTGAGTGGGATACAGATTGTGTTCGCGATGTATGCATCAAAAACAGTGGAGCCAAACCGCAGGAGTTCACCGTATTCAGACTTGAGAGGCTTCGGACTGCCACGCCACCACTCACGCTGGTGCGGTGATCTCACCATGGCATTGCAAGAACGGTGCAGGATGTCGTTGATGACAACTAGGCCTCGTTTTAAAGCGGGAGAGCACCCAAAAGCGGAGCAGGAAAGCACTAGAACGCAGCTAGGGGTACCTCATCTCGGATATCCTCGCGAGATGCCGCGCGCAGCCGGAAAAGGCGATCGAGCGACGGAAAGCGCAGGCGCAGCAAAAGGACACATCAAAGTTGGTGGCATGGCATCGATCACCCCCGTGACAAAAGCCGCATATCCTCAGGATGATACCCTCAACTTCCCATGTTCCATCTGCCACACAGTTCCCTGGCAAACTTGCAACATTTGCTCCCTGAACTGTCCCAGATTTGCAAACACCAGCAAATCTTAGTCTACTTTGACACATAATAGGACTACTAGATATGAAGAGATTTGCAATCCGGACTGGAATTGAGTTTGAGGCAGAGTTCATGTGGGTCGATGCAAAACTGTGGTTTCAGGTACCAATGGAAAAGGCGTGACTAAACAAACGGGTTCTTTTTCAGCAAAGGCAGAAAGCCCCTGGAGGTCTCGTAGAGGCAGCAAcacttgcagataaaagcacccaATGGGAGCTtcctcttctccccctctcacGCCCGGTCCTGCCCACGTACGGCCGGCAGGGCCGGGCAGGGCACACTCCGTTATCCAATCCGGCGTCCGTGCACGCAGCGCACACCATGTAGGCCACAAGATCTCAGATAGCTTATGTCACGGTGGTGGCATAAGCTACCAGTACCAGCTGCATGCCTGTGCTCTTCTTCACTTGGAGGCTTGGAGTGTGCCCTCGGCCATGGCCCATGGGCGCGTAAGTAGCACCCGATGGATCCGGCGTTGGCTAGCCATCTCCATCCTCCATCAAGCTGCAGCTAGCTAGGCTACTTGGGTTCTTGAGGAAGATCTGGGTGAAACGGCCATGGCCGGCCGGCAGGGCCTcgtccacggcggcggcggcggcaactttTCACCTCTACTAAGGTAGGGCAACTTCTATCCTTTGGCAATTGTAACTTCTTGATCGGGGGCGTGATGATCTCTCTCCTGTGAGTACCGGTGACAGATCATAGCATGGTGCGAGTCTTCAGCGTCGTGTAACTACTAGTAGCTAGCTATACCAAATTGATATGAAGCTAGCTAGTGGTAACTAGCATGGGTGTGTGTGTATGATTCTGCTTGAATACTTCGATTCTGCTATCTATGGGCAGTTTACTTGTTGAGTTTTGTATCTGGTAATATATCTCTTTCGTTAACCCCGGCCCTAGCAAGTTGTCGACTAGTGTACAGTCGATAAATCAATATAATTTGATGTGTGTGCACAGAAGATTGTGTTTGTAAAATACTGATTCTTCTCCGTGGACGTTGATGTACAACAGTTGGTCAGCGTCGATCGATGGATGCAGGTTCTATTCTTCTGTTGATTTTGGATTCATACCAATACTTTTCTAGTAATATACTCCATCATCATAGTACTCTCCCGGCCTTTGTTCAATCAATTTGTCAGGCTTAGATACTCCTCCCTCCGCCCCAAAATAAGTGTCACTGAATTAATACAATTTTAGTGCACAACTTTAGTGCAAAGTTATACTAAGTTGgcaacacttattttgggacggagagaatAATCATTTTTTTAATAAAGGGTGGACTTTactgactcaaaatgaagcatcaagaggatacaaacataATGAGAACACACCCGGtctctgcatagctaggatgcacacgaCCAACACCAACGCACGCACACAAAAGCACGCCGGCAAATAGCAAAGCCATATAAGACCAAAACTGTGCGTAGGCGAGGAAAAAGAAAAAATGCCTCAAAGCGATCAGATCCGCGATCGGCAAACTATAACAATGACCATATCTGCACCGACAATCTAATGACACCACGCGGACGACGAGGTTCTTCAACAACAACGTCTTCAGGAAGGGAGCGACACTCAAGTGTCGCCGTCACCGGATCCAGGCACCCAAGGCTAGAATCTAGGCTTTACCCTGAAGAATCAGTCTGAGCATTCCGAAcaatgtcttcaacaaggtaatgatgTAAAACATCGTCATTGCCAGGTATACCTAACTCGGGCCAGACCTAGACTTTTACCCTGGAGCTCGAGACCGGGTGCTCAAGTAGCACCATCATCGAAGTCATTCATGGTTGTCGCCACCACTTCTCCACGATCACAGCAGTTACATGCGATGTGACCATCACCGCCGCACAACCATCCCTTTGCATCAAGACTTCGTCCATAGATTGCATCTCGCCGCCGAAGTCAACCATCAGATCTGCAGAGATGAAACTCACAGAAAAATCTTTCGATGGTGACCGCAATCAGCAAGGCATGGGCTGCAGCTAGTCAACGGCCGTCTCTGCACGCATGTGCACATCTCAAGAGGCCACTGTGTGCAGCATCCATGCAATCGTACTCCTAGCCAAGGACACCAAACCAGATCGGAAGACCGAAATAACCGGCTAGCAACCAGATCGTGAGGTACCAAGCCATGGACATGATCCAGACCAGAAAGCCGGCAATCACCAGCGAACGAGATCGGGAGGCCGGCAAACGCACAGCAGCGACGGAGGCGGCCAGATCAGGAGGCGGCCATCAAGGAGAGAATAGTCATAGTATCAGCCTTTAGAAATTGTCAAGGAAAAGGGGTGACTGCTTATTTGTATGTCTATATATCAGACCCCACACCATATCATTGCGTTTCATTTTCCAAACTCCACTTCTTTTCATATAGCAACAACCCTTGATCAAAGAGACCGTCCGATTGAATCCAGCAAGGTCAACATCGTTATAAGCTTGACTGCTTGATTATGGCCACTCTCTTTGTTATGAAATACTATAAGGTGCATTATTATTTTTGAAGTCAAACACTTCTACTTCTATGCTTGATCAAGTTTGTAGAAAATTAGACGATGGCCAACGCGATTGCTGCCGGAATCTTGTGAAAAATGAAAtgctaaataaactaaaacaatgTAAGAGTATTTTAGATGACGAGGTGGCAGCTTTGCACGAATAAATTAATGCACATAAATTTTGAAAATGTGTTCCCTGGAATTTATTTGAATTTATTCCATCACCGTCTGTTACCTTGCGGGCCCCCCTGTCCGACATGTCATGGGGCAACGGCGCTAGTTGGCCGGTTAGGCGGGGTCAGATAGATTATAGATCTGAATGACACACTTACTGCACTTTAAGGATCTAGATGTCAATTTTCATAATGTGAGGACCTACATAACACCACTAAAATAGTTTAGGGACCAATAACGCATTTCACTCAAAATAGAGACCAAAAGAAAACAGCAAAGAAAAAcgaaatgcaaaaaacaaaaaacaaaaaacaaaaaaggctCACCTCCATTTTCCTTTACCTTACACCTGACATGTGTAGCCCAGGACAACACCAAAAAATGGAAGAGACCAACCGGAAACGAAAAACATATTGATTCTAAAGGACAATGAAAAAAAAAACTACCACTCAAAAGCTCAGTCTGGCTAAACTAATTCTCAAAACCGCAACTTTTATTGAATTGAACAAATCGATTACACACTTTCAAAAATGTGATTTCGCACACGTTGAACGGAGCAAGCATGTACTGCTACTAGTACATAAATAGTCGGTCACAAACTTACTGTCATACACTCATATTAGTTCTTCCTTTGAACGACCTGGAGCTTGACACCGTTCTTGAAGTTGGTGACGATGGAGAACTGCAGCTGCAGTGGGGACTCCATGCTGGTCGAGTGCCTGAAGACGTAGCGGCGGTAGAGGTGGATGACGGTGAGCTTGAGCTGCTGGAACGCGAACTTCTGCCCCGGGCACGCCCGCGGGCCGATGCCGAAGGGGATGTACGCGTAGGGGTGTCTCCGCTTGCACTGCTCGCTCTCCGGGTCGAAGCGCTCCGGCCGGAACGCTTCGGGCTCCGGGAACTGCTCCGGGTCCCTCCCCAGCACCGCCGTCGCCAGCCACACCCACGTCCCCTTGGGCAGGAAATAGCCTCCGATCTCGACGTCGGCGGTCGCCTCCCTCGAGACCACCGGGGAGCCGGGAAAGTATCGCATGGTCTCCTTGACGACCTGCTCCAGGTAGGGGAACTTGGTGCGGAGGTCGTCGGCGTCGGGCACCACGTCCTTGGGCCCGAACGCGTCGATCTCCTGGAGCAGCTTCCCCTCCACCTCCGGGTGCGCCGACACGAGGTACACCAGGCTCGACAGCGTGAAGGACATGGTGCCGGAGCCCGCGAGCAAGTGCTCGTACGTGAGCGCGCTGACGTAGTCCGGCGTGAAGAGCTTCCTCATGGCGTCGCTGGTGTCGATGCCGTTGAGCAGCACGGAGAGGAAGTTCTTCTGGCCCCGGTCCGCCTGAGCCGCCCGCTCCGCCACGATGGTGTCGAGCTCGCCGCTGAGCGCCGTGTTGGTCTCGTCCATCCGCCGGTCCATGGAGCCCGGCACGCGCAGCATCAGCTGCCGCAGCGGCTTCTGGAGCGCCGGCAGGAACGTGCCGACGAGCATGGACAGCGAGCCCGACAGGTCCATCTTGAGGGACGTGGTGGCGTACAGGTGCTTCTGGATGAAGTCGCGGGGCGCGTCGTGGATGATCTTCTCGGCGTCGTCGGCGGCGTCCTTGGTGAGCCCGAAGTCGACGCCAAAGGCGGCCTGGCCGATGACGTCGGTGAAGAGCCTGATGGAGATGTCAGAGAAGGTGATCTCCTCGCCGGGGCAGAACAGGTTGCCCGCCTGCTCGATGTAGGGCTGGATGGCCGGGATGAGGCTCGCCAGGTGCGATG is a genomic window containing:
- the LOC123093501 gene encoding cytochrome P450 711A1, coding for MEGAGTALLWSQVGSPLASFPAMLFTVAAMAAGAFAVYFYAPSWRLRSVPGPLAYGLVGHLPLLDKHGSQAFGVLAKKYGPIYRFYMGRQPLVVVADPELCREAGIKKFKSIVDRSVPVTIASSPIHYKSLLFTKGSTWQAMRNVIISIYQPSHLASLIPAIQPYIEQAGNLFCPGEEITFSDISIRLFTDVIGQAAFGVDFGLTKDAADDAEKIIHDAPRDFIQKHLYATTSLKMDLSGSLSMLVGTFLPALQKPLRQLMLRVPGSMDRRMDETNTALSGELDTIVAERAAQADRGQKNFLSVLLNGIDTSDAMRKLFTPDYVSALTYEHLLAGSGTMSFTLSSLVYLVSAHPEVEGKLLQEIDAFGPKDVVPDADDLRTKFPYLEQVVKETMRYFPGSPVVSREATADVEIGGYFLPKGTWVWLATAVLGRDPEQFPEPEAFRPERFDPESEQCKRRHPYAYIPFGIGPRACPGQKFAFQQLKLTVIHLYRRYVFRHSTSMESPLQLQFSIVTNFKNGVKLQVVQRKN